A single region of the Sorghum bicolor cultivar BTx623 chromosome 7, Sorghum_bicolor_NCBIv3, whole genome shotgun sequence genome encodes:
- the LOC8057826 gene encoding phosphatidylinositol-3-phosphatase myotubularin-1, translated as MDGSGSWDAIDWNQIEDPRPRRSGQAVKESMDDFLLEDEEVLAQGHGVVLLNNREAGTLSVTNFRLLFVSQAKKCVIELGTIPLTTIEKLNDDVKLQPLPHLSDKNRPRELLQVIGKDMRIIVFAFVPKTKQKNEVFDALRRYTKPANLWDLYAFSCDPSAIKNDSEPKWRLLREYFRLFRRSLPLQGVEEVSFCNEWWRLTRVNSSYSLCSTYPSELIVPRSISDEDLFQASTFRSGKRLPVISWCDPGSGAVLARSSQPMVGLMMNFRNNADEKLVCALSSRTTDEKGSPRKLYIIDARPRANALANGAKGGGSESSSNYPRSEVLFLGIQNIHTMRDSLSRLRDYVDAHGSISSNGSPSAVSVVGDRRNRGSTWGGGNLNSMTSFSSTLGEWLNHIQNILVGASWIAAQISEEAASVLVHCSDGWDRTTQLVALACLLLDPYYRTFSGFQALVEKDWLAFGHPFAERMGVPTVAENVGSQYELLRQPSLGNLSSSPSRNTLGPSGPSSNPSVQSQTSNNSSPILLQWLDCISQLLRLYPSAFQFSSKFLVDFMDCVLSCRFGNFLCNSEREREQSGVTNSCRCMWSYLANLRASGGSFHEHYNPFYDPVKHNGALLPPAAALAPTLWPQFYLRWTCPIESQGGDLESQWHAMNKKYADAMKAKDIAEWRAKDIKLKLESMKQDLQREKRASSTALATAQSAQRENAAIKKAIESIGCTIKFSTSEDEDKTEVLSCSLRRGADGRAQQDENGDFSVSISAIEDSLVSDAPGDHFCESLCPFRTREGCRWPDAPCAQLGSQFVGLKANFDAFDRLSIQDCYFGPE; from the exons ATGGATGGCTCCGGCAGCTGGGACGCCATCGACTGGAACCAAATCGAG GATCCGAGGCCGCGGAGGTCGGGCCAGGCCGTCAAGGAGAGCATGGACGACTTCCTGCTCGAGGACGAGGAGGTGCTCGCACAG GGCCATGGAGTTGTTCTACTAAACAACCGTGAGGCTGGTACACTCTCAGTTACAAATTTCCGGCTTCTCTTTGTG AGCCAAGCAAAAAAATGTGTCATAGAGCTGGGTACCATTCCACTGACGACAATTGAGAAGCTAAATGAC GATGTGAAGCTCCAACCCTTGCCCCACCTCTCTGATAAGAACCGCCCCCGTGAACTTCTTCAAGTCATTG GCAAAGACATGAGAATCATTGTGTTCGCTTTTGTTCCCAAAACAAAGCAG AAAAATGAAGTGTTTGATGCTTTGAGGAGATACACTAAACCTGCTaatttgtgggatctatacgcATTTTCTTGTGACCCATCCGCCATTAAGAATGATTCTGAGCCAAAGTGGCGTCTCTTGAGGGAATACTTTCGTCTTTTTAGGAGAAGTTTACCACTACAGGGAGTTGAGGAAGTTTCTTTTTGTAACGAATGGTGGAGGCTAACTAGAGTTAATTCTAGTTATTCATTGTGTTCAACTTACCCCTCTGAACTCATTGTACCAAGAAGCATAAG TGATGAAGATTTATTTCAAGCCTCCACATTTCGATCAGGCAAGCGCTTGCCTGTTATTTCATGGTGTGACCCTG GGTCTGGAGCTGTTCTAGCGAGGTCATCTCAGCCGATGGTGGGGTTGATGATGAACTTTAGAAA CAATGCGGATGAGAAGCTTGTCTGTGCTCTTAGCAGCAGAACCACCGATGAGAAAGGATCTCCAAG GAAATTGTACATAATTGATGCCCGGCCAAGAGCAAATGCTTTAGCAAATGGGGCAAAGGGTGGGGGCTCAGAATCATCTTCTAACTACCCCAGATCTGAG GTTCTTTTTTTAGGAATACAAAACATCCACACAATGAGAGATAGTCTTTCTCGCCTTAGGGACTATGTGGATGCTCATGGCTCAATTTCATCAAATGGAAGCCCTTCAGCTGTATCTGTTGTTGGAGATCGG AGGAATCGTGGATCAACCTGGGGTGGAGGCAATCTAAATAGCATGACATCATTTTCTTCAACACTGGGGGAATGGCTAAACCATATCCAGAATATTCTGGTCGGTGCTTCATGGATTGCTGCACAAATTTCAGAAGAAGCAGCGTCAGTTCTTGTACATTGCAG TGATGGATGGGACCGTACAACCCAGTTGGTTGCACTTGCTTGTTTATTGCTTGATCCCTATTATCGAACTTTCAGTGGATTCCAG GCTCTTGTTGAAAAGGATTGGTTAGCATTTGGTCATCCATTTGCAGAGAGAATGGGAGTTCCAACAGTAGCTGAGAATGTGGGGTCACAGTATGAGCTACTAAGGCAACCTTCCCTCGGAAATTTAAGCAGTTCTCCAAGTAGGAACACTTTAGGGCCATCAGGACCATCCTCTAATCCTTCAGTTCAATCTCAGACATCAAACAACTCTTCACCGATATTGTTACAG TGGCTCGATTGTATCTCGCAGTTGTTACGTCTGTACCCATCTGCATTTCAGTTCTCATCA AAATTCCTAGTTGATTTTATGGATTGTGTGCTATCGTGTCGCTTTGGGAACTTCTTGTGCAATAG TGAACGGGAAAGGGAGCAATCTGGTGTCACAAACTCCTGTCGTTGCATGTGGTCATATTTGGCTAATCTAAGAGCTTCTGGCGGCAGCTTCCATGAGCACTATAATCCATTCTATGATCCAGTAAAGCACAATGGTGCACTATTGCCCCCTGCTGCAGCACTTGCCCCAACACTCTGGCCCCAGTTTTATTTGAGGTGGACATGCCCCATTGAGTCACAAGGTGGTGATCTTGAATCCCAATGGCATGCTATGAATAAAAAATATGCAGATGCAATGAAG GCAAAGGATATTGCTGAGTGGAGGGCAAAAGATATCAAATTGAAATTGGAATCTATGAAACAAGACTTGCAAAGGGAGAAACGTGCTAGTAGTACAGCTTTAGCCACAGCTCAAAGTGCTCAAAGGGAGAATGCTGCCATTAAGAAGGCGATAGAATCTATAGGATGCACAATTAAATTCTCGACAAGCGAAGACGAGGACAAAACTGAAGTGCTGTCGTGTTCATTACGAAGAGGCGCAGATGGTAGAGCTCAGCAAGATGAAAATGGTGACTTCTCTGTATCAATCTCTGCAATTGAGGACAGCCTGGTCTCGGATGCACCAGGGGACCATTTTTGCGAATCACTCTGCCCCTTCCGCACAAGAGAAGGGTGCAGATGGCCAGATGCTCCGTGTGCACAGCTTGGAAGTCAGTTTGTCGGTTTGAAGGCAAATTTTGATGCTTTTGACCGGTTGTCTATACAGGACTGCTATTTTGGACCAGAGTAG
- the LOC8057827 gene encoding NADH dehydrogenase [ubiquinone] iron-sulfur protein 5-B — MASGWGINGNKGRCYDFWLDFSECMSRCRQPSDCGLLREDYLECLHHSKEFQRRNRIYKEEQRQIRAAARKAKEEAEGAPAVAAHH; from the exons ATGGCGTCCGGCTGGGGCATCAACGGGAACAAGGGCCGCTGCTACGACTTCTGGCTGGATTTCAGCGAGTGCATGAGCCGCTGCCGCCAGCCCTCCGACTGCGGCCTCCTCCGCGAGGACTACCTCGAGTGCCTCCACCACTCCAAGGAG TTCCAGCGCAGGAACAGGATCTACAAGGAGGAGCAACGTCAGATCAGAGCTGCTGCTCGGAAGGCCAAGGAAGAAGCTGAGGGAGCCCCAGCTGTTGCAGCTCACCATTAG
- the LOC8058004 gene encoding peroxisome biogenesis protein 1 produces MSGGGMEVEVRVVGGARSCFAALPLHLIHALERTSATGDLPPVLALELRGPAGARWSLAWSGAASRSRAIEVAQELAECISLPDRTTAQLSVARSLAKADSVSIEPYSEDDWEILESRADLAEETILKQVGIVYEGMKFPLWLDGHNIVKFVVVSSFPEKTVVQLVPGTEVAVAPKKRKEKPSQDLQKQSALNEPVKTKALLRVQAADRKYAHTFKYKGVEIGVVVSYAVLIHPDTAASISVGNLQLVTVSPKSSKKGLAPKGKEVGQKKGIPVTKERAHEAIVYILLSDSVAKGHVMLPYSIRHFISADVHSWVYIKTYSANIKEDEPLVTISPLQFKMRVKDAHGSSKLVSQEADTSRITRIPSENGDFFQKARYSESENLQGADIESISESVSKQKFFIKHWLIGHLKEMGLHASHTEMNSIVLPTNILLHLEVTDKEGIKGVEFLYLLALTSENSSFNNSQLNVETVWSVPTGNSDDLELHFGKLELGEPVSFDSLVDSGSSDGFKLTRSSLGWMENAMSDVTKRLSVLLSATSLRLFNRIKFPFPGHVLVYGPRGSGKTALTRASAKYFEDHKDILAHIVYIDCSKLALGKAKETRQEIEDRISEALLHSPSIIIFDDLDSVISVSSDPQVSQSSSSSDSLVRYLTDIMDEYKDKIRNTCGYGPMAFMASVQSLQSLPQDLTSSGRFDFHIELPALAVAERKALLQHQVEEHELLCSEEVLSEIASKCEGYDAYDLEILVDRAVHAAAYRFLLPSNASHNSLKQTLLMEDFSEAMHGFLPVAMRDLRKYAPDDKDGGWEDVGGLNEAVTIIKETLELPSKYPNIFTKAPVRLRSNILLYGPPGCGKTHIVRAAAAACSLRFISVKGPELLNKYIGSSEQSVRDFFAKAVAAAPCLLFFDEFDSIAPQRGTHSAGVSDRVVNQFLTELDGVETLTGVFVFAATSKPQLIDAALLRPGRFDRLVFCDFPRWDERLEILKVHSRTVSLASDASLEDVASLTEGFTGADLAAILTDAGLAAVHELLDNQENGVPESEPCISKELLMSVTRKARPSTPADEKRRYDREFGEFVSSRKSISTKARESKGKKVTLA; encoded by the exons ATGAGCGGCGGCGGGATGGAGGTGGAGGTTCGCGTGGTGGGCGGCGCCCGGAGCTGCTTCGCCGCGCTCCCGCTCCACCTCATCCACGCCCTGGAGCGCACCTCCGCCACCGGCGACCTCCCGCCCGTCCTCGCGCTCGAACTTCGCGGCCCCGCCGGCGCGCGCTGGTCCCTCGCCTGGTCCGGCGCCGCGTCCCGATCCCGCGCCATCGAG GTTGCACAAGAGTTAGCAGAATGCATCTCGCTGCCTGACAGAACTACAGCACAGTTGAGCGTAGCTCGCTCTCTGGCCAAAGCTGACTCGGTCAGTATTGAACCCTACAGTGAGGATGACTGGGAGATACTGGAGAGCCGTGCTGATTTGGCTGAAGAAACAATCTTGAAGCAG GTCGGCATCGTTTATGAGGGCATGAAATTTCCATTGTGGTTGGATGGACATAATATTGTGAAGTTCGTTGTTGTGTCATCTTTTCCCGAGAAGACAGTTG tTCAACTTGTACCAGGCACTGAAGTTGCTGTTGCACCCAAAAAACGAAAAGAGAAGCCTTCTcaggatctgcaaaagcaaagtGCACTGAATGAACCAGTCAAAACAAAGGCACTCCTGCGTGTTCAAGCAGCTGATAGGAAGTATGCACATACATTCAAATATAAAGGTGTTGAGATAGGTGTGGTTGTCAGCTATGCTGTGCTAATTCATCCTGATACAGCTGCAAGTATTTCGGTTGGCAATCTCCAATTAGTCACTGTTTCACCTAAATCATCAAAGAAAGGACTAGCTCCAAAAGGCAAAGAAGTTGGACAAAAAAAGGGAATTCCAGTAACTAAAGAAAGGGCCCATGAAGCCATTGTTTATATCTTACTTTCAGACTCTGTTGCAAAAGGGCATGTTATGCTTCCCTACTCTATTCGTCACTTCATAAGTGCTGATGTACATTCAT GGGTATATATTAAGACATATTCTGCCAACATCAAGGAGGATGAACCTCTAGTGACAATATCTCCTTTACAGTTCAAGATGCGTGTGAAAGATGCCCATGGTAGCAGTAAATTAGTCAGTCAAGAAGCAGACACTTCGAGGATAACCAGGATTCCTTCAGAAAATGGTGATTTCTTCCAGAAAGCTCGTTACAGTGAAAGTGAAAATCTTCAAGGTGCAGATATTGAGAGCATTTCTGAATCAGTGTCAAAGCAGAAATTTTTTATTAAGCATTGGCTTATTGGACACCTTAAAGAAATGGGCTTGCATGCTAGCCATACCGAGATGAATTCAATAGTTTTGCCAACCAATATTTTGCTTCATTTAGAAGTGACAGATAAAGAAGGAatcaaaggagttgaatttttATACCTACTAGCACTTACTTCGGAAAATTCTAGTTTCAACAATTCACAACTTAATGTTGAGACTGTTTGGAGTGTTCCAACCGGCAATTCCGATGATCTTGAACTGCATTTCGGGAAGTTGGAGCTGGGTGAGCCTGTATCTTTTGATTCCCTAGTGGACAGTGGTTCCAGTGATGGTTTCAAGCTGACCCGATCTTCTTTAGGTTGGATGGAGAATGCAATGTCAGATGTGACAAAAA GGTTATCTGTGCTCTTATCAGCAACTAGCCTAAGGTTATTTAATAGGATAAAGTTCCCCTTTCCTGGACATGTTCTTGTCTATGGACCTCGA GGTTCTGGCAAAACCGCTTTGACCAGGGCTTCTGCAAAATACTTTGAAGACCATAAAGATATCTTGGCACACAT AGTATACATAGATTGTTCCAAACTTGCACTTGGCAAGGCTAAGGAGACAAGGCAAGAGATTGAAGACAGAATATCTGAAGCACTGCTTCATTCACCTTCGATCATCATATTTGACGATCTGGACAGTGTAATTTCAGTCTCTTCAGATCCTCAAGTGTCTCAATCGTCCAGTTCTTCTGATTCTCTTGTGAGATATTTAACTGACATTATGGATGAGTACAAG GATAAGATTCGAAATACATGCGGGTATGGACCTATGGCATTTATGGCTTCGGTTCAATCACTTCAGAGTCTTCCTCAAGACTTAACCTCTTCTG GGAGATTTGATTTCCATATTGAGCTTCCTGCTCTTGCAGTCGCTGAGCGCAAAGCCCTATTGCAACATCAAGTTGAGGAGCATGAGTTACTGTGTTCTGAGGAAGTTCTATCAGAGATAGCATCAAAATGTGAAGGTTATGATGCATATGACTTG GAAATTTTGGTTGATAGGGCTGTGCATGCTGCTGCTTATCGCTTTCTTCTGCCTTCTAATGCTTCTCACAACTCtctgaaacaaactttgctgatGGAAGATTTCTCTGAAGCAATGCATGGCTTCCTTCCAGTCGCCATGCGTGATCTTAGGAAATATGCTCCTGATGATAAAGATGGTGGTTGGGAGGATGTTGGAGGGCTAAATGAAGCAGTAACTATCATTAAAGAG ACTCTTGAACTGCCATCAAAATACCCAAATATCTTTACCAAGGCACCTGTGCGGTTGCGGTCGAACATTCTCCTGTATGGACCACCTGGATGTGGTAAAACTCACATTGTGAGAGCTGCAGCTGCTGCTTGTTCTTTGCGATTCATTTCAGTCAAGGGTCCAGAGCTATTGAATAAGTATATTGGTTCATCTGAGCAATCT GTTCGCGACTTTTTTGCAAAGGCCGTTGCAGCAGCACCTTGCCTATTATTCTTTGATGAATTTGACTCCATTGCACCCCAGCGAGGAACCCATAGTGCTGGAGTTTCTGATCGTGTAGTTAATCAG TTTTTGACGGAACTCGATGGTGTGGAGACCTTGACTGGAGTATTTGTATTTGCAGCTACGAG CAAGCCACAGCTAATTGATGCTGCGCTTTTGCGGCCTGGAAGGTTTGATCGTCTAGTCTTTTGTGATTTCCCTCGGTGGGATGAACGTTTAGAAATTCTGAAGGTGCATTCTAGGACG GTTTCACTGGCAAGTGATGCCAGTCTCGAAGATGTTGCTTCTCTAACTGAAGGATTTACTGGTGCTGATCTCGCTGCTATTCTAACGGATGCTGGACTAGCAGCAGTTCATGAACTTTTGGACAACCAGGAGAATGGTGTCCCAGAAAGTGAACCGTGCATCAGCAAAGAACTTCTCATGTCTGTCACTAGGAAGGCTCGACCTTCCACACCAGCAGATGAGAAGAGGCGATACGATAGGGAGTTTGGTGAATTCGTGTCATCCAGGAAGTCTATTTCGACGAAG GCAAGAGAGTCGAAAGGCAAAAAGGTCACACTAGCTTGA
- the LOC8058005 gene encoding probable protein S-acyltransferase 19 produces the protein MARKNGWQLPAHTLQIVAITVFFLLVIAFYAFFAPFLGKQVLGYVVIGIYTAVVFSVFILYIRCTSINPADPGIMSKFDNGFIDALGSTANIQGKNLPTKAYIGAGTTSPTATSTCRNSLDGRSNTGGLAAGDTNPDLGSQLPRSSRSCLLGGLLCALFVKQDCRKFDDSENQVDGENVLFCTLCDAEVRKFSKHCRSCDKCVDGFDHHCRWLNNCVGRKNYFTFLALMTTSLLWLAIEIGVGIAVLVICFANKNSERIIQDRLGNGLPRPAFATIVAFFTLLSLVACIPLGELFFFHMILIRKGITTYEYVVAMRAMSEAPQEEEDEEGVNIVYSPTNSATTAFSGASALSLHYKGSWCTPPRIFVDQDEVIPHLEPGMVPSTIDPDTAGHAERANKAKKQVKISAWKLAKLDSNEAMKAAAKARASSSVLRPIDTRRVPGASPNSSGNASMRSSMSADYSASGAKERGAGMKLLSLQSSSYPQSLASQDEYESGTQSASSRSSPVHIHKPAAPHTQINVPPRVPPAPPRPVPAVPRPPVPTTQISKPLFQSATSYVRENRKASVVWDQEAGRYVSVAPAPTRAVAGSDLDQPARAPHFLTNPGSEPSNHGRTLSPMNAPSSALPSGQPSERLTYTGQSIFFGGPLLGGAAADPQRTDAAAGARPETRRDGFGGERRRTAESFPVFAPGSFQKNPPFNR, from the exons ATGGCGAGGAAGAACGGATGGCAGCTCCCCGCGCACACGCTCCAG ATTGTTGCAATTACGGTTTTCTTCCTTCTGGTGATTGCTTTTTATGCATTCTTCGCACCATTTCTAGGGAAACAAGTCCTAGGATATGTTGTAATTGGTATCTATACTGCCGTG GTGTTTTCTGTCTTCATCCTTTATATCCGCTGCACTAGTATAAACCCTGCAGATCCTGGAATCATGTCAAAGTTCGATAATGGCTTCATCGATGCACTTGGAAGTACTGCTAACATACAGGGCAAGAATTTGCCAACAAAAGCTTATATTGGTGCTGGAACAACCTCCCCAACGGCAACATCTACTTGTAGGAACTCTCTAGATGGGCGTTCTAACACTGGTGGTTTAGCTGCTGGAGACACAAATCCGGATTTAGGGTCTCAGCTGCCAAGAAGTTCAAGGAGCTGCTTACTTGGAGGGCTTCTTTGTGCTTTGTTTGTGAAGCAGGATTGTAGGAAATTCGATGATTCAGAGAATCAAGTTGATGGGGAAAACGTCTTGTTCTGCACATTATGTGATGCCGAG GTTCGCAAATTCAGTAAACACTGCAGAAGTTGTGACAAGTGTGTGGATGGATTTGATCATCACTGTCGG TGGCTAAATAACTGTGTTGGCCGGAAGAATTATTTCACGTTTCTGGCTCTGATGACTACCAGTCTCCTCTGG CTTGCTATTGAAATTGGAGTAGGCATCGCTGTTCTTGTTATATGCTTTGCCAACAAGAATTCAGAGAGAATTATTCAAGACAGGCTTGGGAATGGTTTGCCTCGGCCTGCCTTTGCTACCATTGTA GCATTTTTTACTCTTCTTTCTCTAGTCGCTTGCATACCTTTAGGGGAacttttcttcttccacatgatcTTAATCAGAAAG GGGATCACAACTTATGAATATGTCGTTGCAATGAGAGCTATGAGTGAAGCACCTCAAGAGGAAGAGGACGAGGAGGGGGTAAACATTGTTTATTCCCCAACAAATTCAGCTACCACTGCGTTCAGTGGTGCTAGTGCACTTAGTCTGCACTACAAGGGTTCATGGTGCACACCTCCAAGGATTTTTGTTGATCAG GATGAAGTGATCCCACATTTGGAGCCAGGGATGGTACCTTCAACCATTGATCCTGATACTGCTGGACATGCTGAAAGAGCCAACAAAGCCAAGAAGCAAGTCAAAATCAGTGCCTGGAAGCTTGCAAAGCTGGACAGCAATGAGGCAATGAAGGCTGCTGCTAAAGCCCGGGCATCATCCTCTGTCCTCCGACCTATTGATACCCGCCGGGTTCCAGGTGCTAGCCCTAACTCTAGTGGCAATGCCAGCATGAGAAGCAGCATGAGTGCTGATTACAGCGCCAGTGGCGCCAAGGAAAGGGGGGCTGGTATGAAGTTGTTGTCTCTTCAGAGTTCCTCGTATCCTCAGAGCCTTGCAAGCCAGGACGAGTATGAGTCAGGCACGCAGAGTGCTAGCAGCAGAAGCAGTCCGGTCCACATTCACAAACCCGCGGCGCCTCACACACAGATCAACGTGCCACCTCGTGTGCCTCCAGCGCCTCCAAGGCCTGTGCCGGCGGTACCGAGGCCGCCTGTTCCAACCACGCAGATATCCAAGCCATTGTTCCAGTCAGCAACATCTTATGTCCGTGAGAACCGAAAAGCCTCAGTTGTTTGGGATCAAGAGGCTGGTCGGTATGTGTCGGTGGCACCTGCGCCCACAAGGGCAGTAGCTGGTAGTGATCTTGATCAACCAGCAAGAGCACCACATTTCTTGACAAACCCAGGTAGCGAGCCAAGCAATCACGGGAGAACCCTCTCACCCATGAATGCTCCTTCCTCAGCATTGCCGTCTGGACAGCCGTCCGAGAGGTTGACATACACTGGGCAGTCGATATTCTTTGGTGGACCACTTCTTGGTGGTGCTGCTGCTGATCCTCAGAGGACTGATGCTGCCGCCGGAGCACGACCGGAGACAAGGAGGGATGGGtttgggggagagaggagaagaactGCGGAGTCCTTCCCGGTGTTTGCTCCAGGATCCTTTCAGAAGAACCCGCCGTTCAACAGGTGA
- the LOC8058006 gene encoding dihydroneopterin aldolase 1 — protein sequence MAEEAAATLAGGDKLILRGLQFHGFHGVLKEEQTLGQKFVVDIDAWMDLAAAGESDSIADTVSYTDIYGIAKDVIEGTPHNLLESVAHSIAKATLLKFPQISAVRVKVGKPHVAVQGVLDYLGVEIMRHRKKE from the exons ATGGCGGAGGAGGCGGCCGCGACGTTGGCCGGCGGCGACAAGCTCATCCTGCGGGGCCTGCAGTTCCACGGCTTCCACGGAGTCCTGAAGGAGGAGCAGACGCTGGGACAGAAGTTCGTCGTCGACATCGACGCCTGGATggacctcgccgccgccggcgagtccgaCAGCATCGCTGACACCGTCAGCTACACCGACATCTACGG CATTGCTAAGGATGTCATCGAAGGCACGCCACACAACCTCTTGGAGTCGGTGGCTCACTCGATCGCAAAGGCCACGCTGCTCAAGTTCCCTCAGATCTCCGCGGTCCGAGTGAAGGTTGGCAAGCCACATGTCGCAGTGCAAGGCGTCCTGGACTATCTGGGCGTGGAGATAATGAGGCACAGAAAGAAAGAATGA